From Arcticibacter tournemirensis, one genomic window encodes:
- a CDS encoding glycoside hydrolase family 2 protein, producing the protein MSGLVIALTAAKAQDRYELNSGWKMAAVKEVKESGTAVSLKTYSLANWKPAVVPGTVLTSMLANNEVPDPFWGMNNEKIPDIYHTGRDYYTYWFTKDFKENYPSGGKQVWLTFRGINYSCEIFLNGKKVNAEPYKGMFLRKTFNISKLLSRDGNNRLAVIVYPPDPVGNPNGGQGGDGVIARNVSHQYVAGWDWIRPIRDRNTGIWDKVYIEKTGSINLKNPHIVTLVPGKRNTDGLQKSATVKVSAELENATDRRIEGILQYTLEGTKVSKNVSVAPGRSVTVELPDHILKNPRLWWPAGYGKQDLYVTNLQFIEGGKIVSDSEKLSFGVREIQTEWNADTKSKQILVNGQKVFIKGGNWIISDAMLRFTNERYDAEIRYHRDMNLNLIRIWGGALIERPEFYEACDRYGMLVLQDFWMSGDCNGRWVDPMKKEDQWTRRQYPDDHHLFLESAADMIKMVRNHPSLAMWCGGNEITPPEDILVPLRDSILPKLDGTRWFIDYSNSDEMSYNIIGGNGDGPYTIQPVSSFWEKRTFPFNSEVGSVGVGDYESLERFIPKENMKVPVPRPGQQPSEEADSVWTYHTYTGVGYEQSIEPYGKPSDVRDFATKAQLVNYDQYRGLMEGFSSHMWDWYTGVIIWKTQNPWTAMRGQMYDYYLDPNACLYGLRAGSRSLNIMCNPVDGTVMLVNNGFKQQRNLMLAIKTYDMSGKEKMITQVFAYIEPSSVKKILSVKKELDELSKEEGAFLSLQILDEKQQVLCDNFYWYPNQKGEYSGLNKMKQVALVADAKAIGKGKVEVKLKNPAGNPVAFFNRISLLDPATGKRILPAFYDDNYVSVMPGAEKTIIIEYPSPVANPVLSVKGWNVSEQKATIK; encoded by the coding sequence ATGTCGGGTTTAGTTATCGCTCTTACTGCTGCAAAAGCACAGGACCGTTACGAGTTAAATTCGGGCTGGAAGATGGCTGCTGTGAAAGAAGTCAAGGAGTCAGGTACTGCGGTTTCTTTGAAAACCTATTCTCTGGCGAACTGGAAGCCGGCAGTTGTTCCGGGAACGGTTCTTACTTCGATGCTGGCGAATAATGAGGTCCCGGATCCCTTCTGGGGAATGAACAATGAGAAAATACCTGACATTTATCACACCGGAAGGGATTATTATACCTATTGGTTTACAAAAGATTTTAAGGAGAATTACCCATCTGGAGGGAAGCAGGTTTGGCTGACATTCAGAGGTATCAACTACAGCTGTGAGATATTCTTAAATGGTAAAAAAGTAAACGCCGAGCCGTATAAGGGAATGTTCTTACGGAAGACCTTCAACATCTCGAAGTTGCTGTCCCGGGACGGGAATAATCGTCTGGCTGTAATTGTATACCCTCCTGATCCGGTGGGAAACCCCAATGGCGGACAGGGCGGCGATGGAGTAATTGCAAGGAACGTGTCGCATCAGTATGTAGCAGGATGGGATTGGATCAGGCCTATCCGGGATCGCAACACAGGCATCTGGGATAAAGTTTATATCGAGAAAACCGGTTCCATAAATCTTAAAAATCCCCATATAGTCACTCTCGTTCCGGGTAAAAGGAATACGGACGGACTTCAGAAGTCTGCAACAGTGAAAGTGTCAGCAGAGCTCGAGAATGCAACGGACAGAAGAATAGAGGGCATTTTACAATATACTTTGGAAGGAACTAAGGTCTCGAAAAACGTAAGTGTGGCGCCGGGACGTAGTGTTACCGTTGAGTTACCCGATCATATCCTGAAGAATCCGCGTTTATGGTGGCCTGCGGGTTACGGAAAGCAGGATCTGTACGTTACAAACCTTCAGTTTATTGAAGGAGGAAAGATTGTTTCAGATAGTGAAAAGCTCAGTTTCGGAGTGAGGGAAATTCAGACAGAATGGAACGCGGATACAAAGAGCAAGCAAATACTGGTCAATGGTCAGAAGGTCTTTATTAAGGGTGGTAACTGGATTATTTCTGACGCGATGCTTCGTTTTACGAACGAACGTTACGATGCCGAGATCCGTTACCATCGGGATATGAACCTCAACCTCATCAGGATTTGGGGCGGAGCGCTGATAGAACGCCCTGAGTTTTATGAAGCCTGCGACAGGTATGGAATGCTGGTATTGCAGGATTTCTGGATGTCGGGCGACTGTAACGGACGCTGGGTAGACCCGATGAAGAAGGAAGATCAGTGGACAAGGAGACAGTACCCTGATGACCACCATCTTTTTCTTGAGTCGGCAGCAGACATGATTAAGATGGTGAGGAACCATCCTTCTCTGGCAATGTGGTGCGGAGGGAACGAAATCACTCCTCCGGAGGATATTCTGGTGCCTTTGAGAGATTCCATTCTTCCTAAACTGGACGGCACTCGCTGGTTTATTGACTATTCCAATTCGGATGAGATGTCGTATAATATAATCGGCGGCAACGGCGACGGGCCTTACACCATTCAGCCGGTCAGTTCCTTCTGGGAGAAACGTACTTTCCCTTTTAACTCTGAAGTAGGGTCAGTTGGTGTTGGAGATTACGAATCGCTCGAGAGATTCATCCCTAAAGAGAATATGAAAGTTCCTGTTCCAAGACCTGGTCAGCAGCCTTCGGAGGAAGCAGATTCTGTATGGACCTACCACACTTATACAGGTGTTGGTTATGAGCAGTCTATAGAGCCATATGGTAAGCCTTCGGATGTTCGCGATTTTGCGACCAAGGCGCAACTGGTTAATTACGACCAGTACCGGGGGCTTATGGAAGGATTTAGCTCTCATATGTGGGACTGGTATACCGGGGTTATTATCTGGAAAACGCAGAATCCATGGACTGCTATGCGCGGACAGATGTATGATTATTACCTTGATCCGAATGCTTGCTTATATGGGTTAAGGGCAGGTAGCCGTTCTCTGAATATTATGTGTAATCCTGTGGATGGAACGGTGATGCTTGTGAACAATGGTTTTAAACAGCAGCGGAACCTTATGCTGGCAATTAAAACGTATGATATGTCGGGTAAAGAAAAAATGATAACACAAGTCTTCGCCTATATTGAGCCATCGTCGGTTAAAAAGATCCTTTCTGTAAAGAAGGAGCTCGACGAACTTTCCAAGGAGGAAGGCGCATTTCTTTCTCTTCAGATACTTGATGAAAAACAGCAGGTGCTCTGCGATAATTTTTACTGGTATCCTAATCAAAAAGGGGAATACTCAGGCCTGAATAAAATGAAACAGGTCGCATTGGTTGCTGATGCAAAAGCTATTGGAAAAGGAAAGGTGGAGGTGAAACTAAAGAACCCTGCCGGAAACCCAGTGGCATTTTTTAATCGTATTTCTCTTCTTGATCCGGCCACGGGTAAAAGGATACTTCCCGCTTTCTATGACGATAATTACGTTTCGGTAATGCCGGGGGCCGAAAAGACGATAATCATAGAATATCCATCACCAGTGGCAAATCCGGTTCTCTCGGTAAAGGGATGGAATGTCAGCGAACAGAAGGCTACCATAAAATAA
- a CDS encoding GH92 family glycosyl hydrolase, whose product MHISGQISGTLRSYFLSLAFSLVILSAFSQQKQKKHKLTLNKPENLTRYVDPYIGTGFHGHVFLGANVPFGLVQLGPVNLSQGWDWCSGYHYSDSTIVGFSHTHLSGTGIGDLGDIALMPVTGDVRFSKGNLKDPKSGFVSLFSHKEEKARPGYYSVKLKRYDIKAELTATARVGFHRYTFPKSENSGIVIDLRQGIGWDLAKETYLEKVNDTTLAGYRFSSGWAKDQRIWFRMVFSKPMTSFVVSDSTAEKSGSALKGRFVFGKAGFTTKAGEVIQVKVALSPVSIENAGANMKAELPGWNFDNTVVAADAAWNKELSRALVHSADPARMRTFYTALYHTMIAPSYFNDHNKDYLGTDKKVYRNASFTNLTTFSLWDTYRAAHPLFTILQPDKVNDMINTMLAIYKQQGKLPVWHLMGNETDCMVGNPGIIVVADAVMKDFKGFDTSLAFEAMKNSAMLDERGLKYVKKYGYIPADSTVESVAMGLEYAIADWGIGAVAKKLGKQEDFRYFNKRGLYYKNYFDKEVGFMRGKISDNEWRTPFNPFESIHGKNDYTEGNAWQYTWLAPQDPKGLIELLGGEDRFTKKLDSLFVIQGNLGEHASPDISGLIGQYAHGNEPSHHISYLYNFVGQPWKTADKVRHILDHLYTDKFDGLCGNEDVGQMSAWYVLSALGFYQVNPANGIYVIGSPVIDDATLQVGSGKTFRVITKNNSAANKYVQRIVLNGKEYTKSYIHYKDIVAGGTMTIEMGSKPSAWGTKPAERPF is encoded by the coding sequence ATGCATATATCAGGACAAATTTCAGGAACTTTGAGAAGCTACTTTCTTAGTTTGGCTTTTAGCCTTGTAATATTGAGTGCTTTTTCTCAGCAGAAGCAAAAAAAACATAAGTTGACGCTTAATAAACCAGAGAACCTCACAAGGTATGTTGACCCGTATATCGGTACCGGCTTTCACGGCCATGTATTCCTTGGCGCCAATGTGCCGTTCGGACTGGTTCAACTGGGTCCGGTCAACTTATCACAAGGCTGGGATTGGTGCTCTGGTTATCATTATTCTGATTCGACTATTGTTGGTTTCTCCCATACTCATTTGAGTGGAACAGGGATAGGCGACCTGGGTGATATAGCCCTGATGCCCGTGACAGGAGATGTACGCTTCTCCAAAGGAAATCTTAAAGATCCAAAAAGCGGATTTGTCTCTCTGTTTTCTCATAAGGAGGAGAAAGCAAGACCGGGATATTACTCTGTGAAATTAAAACGGTATGATATCAAAGCTGAACTTACTGCCACTGCGCGCGTTGGTTTTCATCGTTATACCTTTCCGAAATCGGAGAATTCGGGTATTGTTATTGACCTGAGACAGGGAATCGGTTGGGATCTGGCTAAAGAGACTTATTTGGAGAAGGTGAATGATACCACACTTGCAGGCTATCGTTTTTCTTCGGGTTGGGCTAAAGATCAGCGGATATGGTTTAGAATGGTGTTTTCCAAGCCGATGACCTCTTTCGTTGTTTCAGACAGCACCGCAGAAAAGAGTGGCAGCGCCTTGAAAGGACGATTTGTATTCGGAAAAGCTGGTTTTACAACGAAGGCAGGAGAAGTCATTCAGGTAAAGGTGGCACTGTCTCCTGTGAGCATTGAAAATGCGGGAGCTAATATGAAAGCGGAACTTCCGGGCTGGAACTTTGATAATACAGTTGTGGCTGCCGATGCTGCATGGAATAAAGAGCTGTCGAGAGCGCTGGTTCACTCTGCTGATCCTGCAAGGATGCGTACTTTCTATACGGCTCTCTACCATACTATGATTGCTCCTTCTTATTTTAATGATCATAATAAAGATTATCTCGGAACGGATAAGAAGGTGTATAGAAATGCTTCTTTTACAAACCTTACTACTTTTTCGTTGTGGGATACTTACCGCGCTGCTCACCCGCTATTTACTATTCTGCAGCCAGATAAGGTCAACGATATGATCAATACGATGCTGGCCATCTATAAGCAGCAAGGTAAGCTGCCTGTATGGCATCTGATGGGGAATGAGACAGATTGTATGGTTGGTAATCCTGGGATTATAGTAGTGGCAGATGCTGTGATGAAAGACTTTAAAGGCTTCGACACAAGCCTGGCTTTTGAAGCAATGAAAAATTCGGCAATGCTCGATGAAAGAGGTCTGAAGTATGTAAAGAAATACGGGTATATCCCGGCTGACAGTACTGTCGAGTCGGTGGCAATGGGACTTGAGTATGCCATTGCGGATTGGGGAATTGGTGCAGTAGCGAAGAAACTGGGTAAACAAGAGGACTTCCGATACTTTAACAAGAGAGGCCTTTATTACAAAAATTATTTCGATAAGGAGGTTGGTTTTATGCGTGGTAAGATTTCTGACAATGAATGGCGTACTCCTTTTAATCCTTTTGAATCTATCCATGGCAAGAATGATTATACCGAAGGTAACGCATGGCAGTACACCTGGCTTGCTCCTCAGGATCCGAAGGGATTAATTGAACTTTTGGGAGGTGAGGATCGGTTTACAAAGAAACTGGATTCGCTTTTTGTTATTCAGGGAAATCTGGGAGAGCATGCTTCGCCCGATATTAGCGGCCTTATCGGCCAATATGCTCATGGAAATGAGCCAAGTCACCATATTTCATATCTATATAATTTTGTTGGTCAGCCCTGGAAAACAGCTGATAAAGTGAGGCATATTCTTGATCACTTGTATACTGATAAGTTTGATGGTTTGTGCGGAAATGAAGATGTCGGCCAGATGTCGGCCTGGTATGTACTTTCTGCGCTGGGCTTCTACCAGGTAAATCCGGCGAACGGGATATATGTGATAGGTAGTCCGGTTATTGACGACGCAACTCTTCAGGTGGGGTCAGGTAAGACCTTCAGGGTTATAACTAAAAACAACTCTGCAGCCAACAAGTATGTGCAGCGCATCGTGTTGAATGGTAAAGAATATACTAAGTCGTATATTCATTACAAAGATATTGTAGCCGGGGGAACCATGACTATCGAGATGGGAAGCAAACCTTCTGCCTGGGGTACGAAGCCAGCGGAAAGACCTTTTTGA
- a CDS encoding carbohydrate-binding family 9-like protein has protein sequence MSGQVSFKGLDHLFTEPRHYVARYVREPPVIDGNTEEDVWKNAPWTDFFKDIEGDKKPDPPLKTRVKILWNDTCLFVAAELEEPHVWANISKRDQVVFYDNDFEVFIDPDNNTHQYFEIEVNALNTIFDLFLSKPYRNNSGALISWDAPGLRSAVKVLGTINRPYDTDKGWTVEMAIPFKAVTIGNDTKVPADGDLWRINFSRVEWDSEVKNGSYRKRKGPDGKSLPEHNWVWSPQGVINMHYPERWGYLLFSKSGSASFSMPYSELQRRYLWLVYYRQKEYFGRTKRYAKSLKDLGISPEIEIDSKINRLTMFASSSQFCVTIDSDSGGAEINEEGLVQITRTE, from the coding sequence GTGAGTGGACAAGTATCGTTTAAAGGACTTGATCACCTATTTACTGAACCGCGGCATTACGTTGCGCGTTATGTTCGTGAACCGCCCGTTATCGACGGAAATACTGAAGAGGATGTTTGGAAGAATGCACCGTGGACTGATTTTTTTAAGGATATTGAAGGGGACAAGAAACCCGATCCACCTTTGAAGACGAGGGTGAAAATACTTTGGAATGACACCTGTCTTTTTGTTGCTGCCGAACTTGAGGAACCTCATGTTTGGGCAAATATTTCGAAACGTGATCAGGTTGTTTTTTACGATAATGATTTTGAGGTGTTTATTGATCCTGATAATAATACTCATCAGTATTTTGAGATTGAAGTAAATGCCCTGAACACTATTTTTGATTTGTTCCTTTCAAAACCATACAGGAACAATTCGGGCGCGCTCATCAGCTGGGATGCTCCCGGCTTAAGGTCGGCGGTGAAGGTGTTAGGTACTATTAATCGTCCCTATGATACAGACAAGGGATGGACGGTGGAAATGGCGATTCCTTTCAAGGCTGTGACTATTGGTAATGATACGAAAGTTCCTGCTGATGGAGATTTATGGCGCATCAATTTTTCCAGAGTGGAGTGGGATAGTGAAGTGAAAAATGGTAGCTACCGGAAAAGGAAGGGTCCTGATGGAAAGAGCTTGCCTGAGCACAATTGGGTATGGTCGCCCCAGGGTGTGATTAATATGCATTATCCGGAACGATGGGGGTATCTGCTCTTTAGCAAAAGTGGATCAGCTTCATTTTCTATGCCTTATAGTGAACTGCAGAGACGGTATTTGTGGCTTGTATATTATCGCCAGAAGGAATACTTTGGAAGAACTAAGAGATACGCAAAGTCTTTGAAAGATTTGGGAATCAGCCCGGAAATTGAAATTGATAGCAAAATTAACAGGCTGACCATGTTTGCCTCGTCGAGTCAGTTTTGTGTGACAATTGATTCGGATAGCGGGGGCGCTGAGATTAATGAAGAAGGACTGGTACAAATTACAAGAACGGAATAA
- a CDS encoding alpha-L-fucosidase translates to MHRLLLLIFLFSFQAGRLFSQQNVHPQSADYQWPTDPKVRQKLDKWQDQKFGMVIHWGLYAVPGMIESWALCSEDWIERDSTQSYDDFKKWYWGLSKEFNPVKFNPKQWAKAGKDAGMKYLVFTTKHHDGFCMFDTKQTDFSIAQGPFKNNPRADVAKYVFDAFRKRDFMIGAYFSKPDWHTEYYWWPKYATPDRNNNYDIRKHPWRWNQFKQYTYNQIGELMHNYGAVDILWLDGGWVRPLETVNEEVRSWGAAIPAWSQDIDMPGIASMAREAQPGLLIVDRTVHGPYENYQTPEQKIPEKQLDHPWESCMTLGNAWGYVPNDQYKSASQVIHSMIEIVAKGGSLLLGVGPGADGTIPTEAIKRLEEIGKWTSVNGRAIYNTRITKAYKDEDTWFTQSKDGKTRFAMVCLKDGFRLPKVISWKGNIPRKGSEMIFLETGSKVKWTTDGNSVKVTLPGSAKATPALAFSFEGR, encoded by the coding sequence ATGCATAGGTTATTATTATTGATATTTCTTTTTTCTTTTCAGGCTGGGCGGTTATTTTCCCAACAGAACGTCCATCCTCAATCCGCAGACTATCAATGGCCTACCGATCCTAAAGTAAGGCAGAAGCTCGATAAATGGCAGGATCAGAAATTCGGTATGGTCATTCACTGGGGGCTGTACGCAGTGCCGGGAATGATCGAGTCCTGGGCTCTATGCTCGGAGGATTGGATAGAAAGGGATAGCACGCAATCTTACGATGACTTTAAAAAGTGGTATTGGGGACTAAGTAAGGAGTTTAATCCAGTAAAATTTAATCCTAAACAATGGGCTAAAGCAGGGAAGGATGCCGGGATGAAGTATCTGGTGTTCACTACCAAGCACCATGACGGGTTCTGTATGTTTGATACAAAACAAACTGATTTTAGTATTGCGCAGGGGCCGTTTAAAAATAACCCACGTGCTGATGTGGCAAAATATGTTTTTGATGCATTCAGGAAGCGGGATTTTATGATTGGAGCTTACTTCTCCAAACCTGACTGGCATACTGAATACTATTGGTGGCCCAAGTATGCTACTCCGGATCGTAATAATAACTATGATATCAGAAAACACCCATGGAGATGGAATCAGTTCAAACAGTATACTTACAACCAGATAGGTGAACTGATGCATAATTATGGGGCTGTTGATATTTTATGGCTTGACGGGGGATGGGTGAGGCCATTGGAAACGGTGAATGAGGAAGTTAGATCATGGGGAGCCGCAATACCGGCATGGAGCCAGGATATAGATATGCCGGGGATAGCTTCGATGGCAAGAGAGGCTCAGCCTGGTCTTTTAATTGTCGACAGAACTGTACACGGGCCATATGAAAACTATCAGACACCTGAGCAGAAAATACCTGAAAAGCAACTGGATCATCCCTGGGAAAGTTGTATGACGCTGGGAAACGCATGGGGATATGTTCCAAATGATCAATATAAGTCTGCTTCTCAGGTTATTCATTCAATGATTGAGATCGTAGCTAAGGGTGGTAGCTTACTCCTTGGTGTGGGACCCGGGGCTGATGGTACTATTCCTACCGAAGCAATAAAGCGCCTTGAAGAAATTGGCAAGTGGACATCCGTCAATGGCAGAGCTATATATAATACCAGAATAACTAAGGCTTATAAAGATGAGGATACTTGGTTCACCCAAAGCAAAGATGGAAAAACCCGCTTTGCAATGGTGTGCCTGAAAGATGGATTTCGGTTGCCTAAGGTGATTTCCTGGAAAGGTAACATCCCGAGAAAGGGAAGTGAGATGATCTTCCTGGAAACAGGGAGCAAGGTAAAATGGACTACCGACGGCAATTCAGTGAAGGTAACTCTTCCCGGATCGGCAAAAGCAACACCTGCTTTAGCATTTTCATTCGAAGGAAGGTAA
- a CDS encoding family 10 glycosylhydrolase translates to MTSRRNFLKSGCLAGIAAGILPLSEVTGAVSEKKSRKHWVWTNPNKEDTLAQLKTRYNSYYKAGIRGIFFENDSELHFGAAKSEGLEAHRWMWTMNRGEKSLLAAHPEWYAVNRKGESCADKPPYVDYYRWLCPSREEVKQYLKDDVQSILSKDYVDGIHLDYVRFCDVVLPVNLWDNYHIEQTRELPEYDYCYCDVCREKFKKWRGKDINDIKYPEASLSWRLFRYEAITDIVNEIAGVASSHKKQITAAVFPTPEVARRNVRQDWTKWNLTGVCPMIYHGFYKEDVAWIGDAVAEGVRLLNGKFPLYAGLFIPDFKSKDEVRKGMEYALRSGAAGISLFGDVTVEVLEVLAETTKTVS, encoded by the coding sequence ATGACAAGCAGAAGGAATTTTCTTAAGTCGGGTTGCTTAGCCGGTATTGCTGCAGGAATATTACCTCTTTCTGAAGTAACAGGAGCAGTGAGTGAAAAGAAAAGCAGGAAGCACTGGGTATGGACGAACCCAAATAAGGAGGATACCTTAGCGCAACTAAAAACCCGGTACAATAGTTATTATAAGGCAGGCATTAGGGGGATTTTCTTTGAAAATGATAGCGAGTTGCACTTCGGAGCGGCTAAGTCAGAAGGGCTTGAAGCGCACCGATGGATGTGGACGATGAACCGGGGGGAGAAATCATTGCTCGCAGCTCATCCGGAATGGTATGCTGTAAACCGGAAGGGTGAGTCGTGTGCTGATAAACCTCCTTACGTTGATTACTATCGCTGGTTATGCCCTTCACGCGAGGAAGTAAAGCAATACCTTAAGGATGATGTTCAGAGTATTCTTAGTAAAGATTATGTTGATGGCATACATCTAGACTATGTGCGGTTTTGTGATGTTGTCCTTCCTGTAAACTTGTGGGACAATTACCATATAGAACAGACGCGTGAGCTTCCTGAATATGATTATTGTTATTGTGACGTGTGCAGGGAAAAGTTTAAAAAGTGGCGGGGTAAGGATATCAACGATATCAAGTATCCTGAAGCCAGTCTTTCCTGGCGCTTATTCAGGTATGAGGCCATAACCGATATTGTGAATGAAATTGCCGGTGTGGCATCCTCGCATAAAAAGCAGATCACGGCAGCTGTATTTCCGACGCCGGAGGTAGCGAGGAGAAATGTTAGACAGGACTGGACAAAATGGAACCTTACGGGTGTTTGTCCTATGATCTATCATGGTTTTTATAAAGAGGATGTGGCTTGGATCGGCGACGCCGTAGCCGAGGGTGTGAGGTTGCTTAACGGGAAGTTTCCACTTTATGCGGGATTGTTTATCCCTGATTTTAAGAGTAAAGATGAAGTTCGGAAGGGAATGGAGTATGCGTTGAGAAGTGGAGCAGCAGGAATTTCGCTGTTTGGAGATGTAACGGTTGAGGTACTCGAAGTGTTAGCAGAGACGACAAAGACCGTCTCATGA
- a CDS encoding glycoside hydrolase family 3 N-terminal domain-containing protein, producing MKKVLLFALVVLSTGFCVKGQKKPLYKDPAAPVESRINDLISRMTLEEKVGQISVLLGWEMYDKQGEKVGVSAQFKQALKEQQTGMLWATLRADPWTKKTLKTGLNPVLAAKATNALQKYAVENTRLGIPLLLAEECPHGHMAIGTTVFPTSIGQSSTWNPALIERMASAIASEARSQGAHIGYGPVLDLAREPRWSRVEETYGEDPVLNGAMGIAMVKGFQGGSLKSGKNVVSTLKHFAAYGVPEGGHNGGSISVGLRELHQSYLPPFKDAVKAGALSVMTAYNSIDGIPCSSNPVLLKDILRRDWGFNGFVVSDLGSISGLLTNHQVAANAEDAATLAINAGVDADLSGYGYGKALIEAVKAGKVSSAVLDTAVARVLRIKFSMGLFENPYVDPVKAGKEVRNKDNIQLARRVAQESLVLLKNVNNVLPLKKTLKSIAVIGPNADNIYNQLGDYTAPQAEEAVVTVLEGIRMKVESTTSVDYVKGCAIRDTSADEIERAVDAAKNADVAVVVLGGSSARDFKTEYQSTGAATAKASDVAVSDMESGEGFDRASLDLMGKQLELLKEVVKTGTPVVVVLIKGRPLNLNWISEHVPVIVDAWYPGQEGGNAIADVLFGDYNPAGRLPVSVPRSVGQLPVYYNQKKPVPHDYVEVKSSPLYCFGYGLSYSKFEYSDLSISKADDSNAPLITVQFKIKNISSIPGDEVAQLYVRDNVSSTVSPVKQLKKFERIHLRPAEQKTVKFQLKDSELMLLNAEMKWLLEPGSFTVMAGASSEDIRINGKLTVEN from the coding sequence ATGAAGAAGGTTTTATTGTTTGCCCTGGTTGTATTAAGTACTGGCTTTTGTGTTAAAGGACAAAAGAAACCGCTGTACAAAGATCCTGCAGCTCCCGTTGAAAGCAGAATAAACGATCTGATCAGCAGGATGACTCTGGAAGAGAAGGTGGGACAGATATCGGTGCTTTTAGGATGGGAAATGTATGATAAGCAGGGTGAAAAAGTAGGGGTAAGCGCACAGTTCAAACAGGCACTTAAGGAGCAACAAACAGGAATGCTCTGGGCTACGTTAAGAGCTGATCCCTGGACGAAAAAGACCTTAAAAACGGGGCTGAACCCTGTGCTGGCAGCCAAAGCAACAAACGCCTTACAGAAATATGCCGTTGAAAATACACGGCTTGGCATTCCTTTATTGCTGGCCGAAGAATGTCCGCATGGTCATATGGCGATCGGGACCACTGTTTTTCCAACCTCTATCGGGCAAAGCAGCACCTGGAATCCCGCGCTTATCGAGCGTATGGCGTCGGCTATTGCTTCAGAAGCACGCTCTCAAGGCGCACATATTGGTTACGGACCAGTACTTGATCTTGCAAGAGAACCCAGGTGGTCGAGAGTGGAAGAGACATACGGCGAAGATCCGGTTCTGAACGGTGCGATGGGAATTGCTATGGTTAAGGGTTTTCAGGGAGGAAGCCTGAAGTCGGGTAAGAATGTGGTATCGACGCTTAAACATTTTGCTGCTTATGGTGTACCCGAAGGAGGGCATAACGGCGGAAGTATAAGTGTCGGCCTGAGAGAGCTGCATCAATCGTACTTACCTCCCTTTAAAGATGCCGTCAAAGCAGGCGCCTTGTCTGTAATGACTGCATATAATTCGATAGACGGCATTCCTTGCTCTTCCAACCCTGTTTTACTGAAAGATATATTGCGGAGGGATTGGGGCTTTAATGGATTTGTAGTTTCGGATCTCGGAAGCATAAGCGGCTTACTGACTAATCACCAGGTAGCTGCAAATGCTGAGGATGCTGCCACTCTTGCAATCAATGCCGGTGTCGATGCAGATCTAAGCGGGTATGGTTATGGGAAGGCGTTGATAGAGGCAGTGAAGGCAGGAAAAGTAAGCTCTGCTGTATTAGACACTGCTGTAGCACGCGTGCTGAGAATTAAGTTTTCCATGGGCTTGTTTGAGAATCCTTATGTTGATCCTGTAAAAGCAGGTAAAGAAGTTCGCAATAAAGATAATATTCAGTTGGCCCGCCGTGTTGCACAGGAATCGCTGGTCCTTCTAAAGAACGTGAATAATGTTCTTCCGTTGAAAAAAACGTTGAAGAGCATTGCTGTTATCGGTCCGAATGCCGACAATATATATAACCAGTTAGGTGATTATACAGCACCACAGGCCGAAGAGGCTGTCGTCACTGTGCTGGAAGGCATCAGAATGAAAGTGGAGAGTACCACAAGTGTTGACTATGTAAAGGGTTGCGCAATAAGAGACACTTCCGCTGATGAGATCGAACGAGCAGTAGATGCGGCAAAAAATGCTGATGTGGCTGTAGTAGTACTTGGCGGTTCGAGCGCCCGGGACTTTAAAACCGAATATCAAAGCACCGGCGCCGCTACTGCGAAAGCTTCAGATGTAGCAGTGAGCGATATGGAAAGCGGTGAAGGATTCGATCGTGCCAGCCTGGACCTAATGGGTAAACAGCTGGAGCTTTTAAAGGAGGTGGTTAAGACTGGAACGCCCGTAGTGGTTGTCCTTATAAAAGGGCGTCCTCTGAACCTCAACTGGATATCGGAGCATGTTCCTGTTATTGTTGACGCATGGTACCCTGGTCAGGAAGGAGGAAATGCAATAGCCGATGTTCTTTTCGGCGATTATAATCCTGCCGGTCGCCTGCCGGTTTCGGTACCGCGGTCGGTTGGGCAGCTACCGGTTTATTATAACCAAAAGAAGCCGGTACCTCACGACTATGTTGAAGTTAAGTCATCTCCGTTGTATTGTTTTGGTTATGGACTGAGTTACTCGAAGTTTGAGTACAGTGATCTGAGTATCTCAAAAGCGGATGATAGTAATGCTCCTCTTATCACCGTTCAATTTAAAATTAAGAATATTAGCTCCATACCAGGTGATGAGGTTGCTCAACTTTACGTCCGGGATAATGTTAGCTCTACCGTTTCTCCGGTGAAGCAGCTTAAGAAGTTTGAAAGGATCCATCTTCGTCCGGCAGAGCAGAAGACTGTTAAGTTTCAGCTAAAAGATTCAGAGCTGATGTTGCTAAATGCAGAAATGAAATGGTTGCTTGAGCCCGGGAGCTTTACCGTAATGGCGGGAGCCTCTTCAGAAGATATCAGGATCAATGGAAAATTGACAGTGGAAAATTGA